The genomic region TATCAAAAGCCCGTCGAAAAATCTTCACGGCTTTTTCGTGCGAGATAATTCATAAGTAATTAACCTTGTTCACAGTATTTCTATTTAATTTATTAGATTGGACAGTGAGATAAAATATTCCTGGGGTGTTAATCCCAAACATTTATTAATGGGTGATATAATTCCTCCACCATGTCCGAAAAGGACACTAACTATAGTAGTGATTTGGCTCTGGACCGCCGGATGTTCATGAAAGGTATCGGCGCGACAGGCGTTACGGCCATGCTAGCCGGATGTGGCGGCATGGGCGACGAAGATAACAGGAACAACACTGTGGACGCGGAAGAGGATATTGAGACAAACGAGGAAGCACTGCAAATGATCCAGGAGCTGGCGTGGATCACGAACCAAGAACTCCCGATGTTGCCAGTGACGGAGAAAACGTCGCAGTCGTTCCAGTCGACGGATGGCTGGGACGTTCCGGACACGGACAGCAACGATCTATACTACTACTGGCCCACGGAGTGGGTTCCTCGCTTCGGCAATTGGCGGGCAACCGGCGACGACGACACGCTTAGCGTTACTCAGTGGGACGTCCCCGATGACTGCCAGTACAACCCTTGGAACACTCGTGGCGACGCAGAGCCGCGACGAAACCTCTTCGACCGGTTCATGTCCTTCAACATTGTCACCGGCGAGTACGAGGGGTATGCGGTCTCCGACTGGGAGTACGACGGGCAGACAATCGACCTCACCGTCCGGGATGGTCTGACCTGGCACGACGGCGATGACGTCGTGGCGCAGGATATTGTCAACCAGATCAAGTTGGACATGTATGCCGGTTCGACGCTCGGCGATCTGGTCTCGAATATCCCGACGGACGTCGAAGTCGTCGACGATGCGACGGCGCGAATCACGTTCGAGGGAGAGATCAACGAACGGATCGTCCTCGGTTACCTCCAGCCGACCCGGCTCATCGCCAAGAACAGCGAATACGGCGAGTATGTCGAGCAATTCGACGATGCCGAGAACGAAGACGAGGAGATTGCCGTCCTGAGCGATCTCCAAGAATGGTCCGTCCCGGAACCGATCGGTTCTGGACCGTTTGCGTTTGAGGATGCCGACACCCAGCGGACCCTGCTCGCGAAGTTCGATGATCACCCCGATGCGGACAACATCAACTTCGACTACCTTGAGCACAGGTACATGCCGTCCAACGAACGGCGTTGGAACGCACTCCAGAACGGCGAACTTGACGGCGAAGCGACCCTGTTTATGCCGCAGAACCAAGTGAATCAGCTCCCGGACGACATGCAGGTTGCCCACGTTCCGCGCCACTGGGGGATGGGGCTGATGTTCAACCACGACGACGAGCACATCGGGAAACTCCAAGTTCGACAGGCGATCGCGCACGTCGTCGATCGAGAACTCGTCGCCGGGAACGCAGACTCGGGCACGGGAACGAAGCTCGGCGTCTCCTATCCGAGCGGTATCACGGGCGATTTCAGCAACCGCGTCGAAGAGGAGTGGCTCGATGGCGTCGTCGATCAATTCAACGAGTACGAGACGGATACTGGTCGTGCCGAAGAACTACTACAAGATGCCGGCTATACGAAGGAAGGCGGTACGTGGGTTGACGAGACCGGATCAGAGCTCACGGTGCCCATCAAGGTCCCGCAGGGCTTCTCGGACTGGGTGACCGCCGTCCAAACTGTCGTCGACCAACTCGATGAGTTCGGTATCGCAGCCGAAACACTCACGCGAGACGACGGCACCTACTGGGGGCAGGACGTCCCGGAAAGTGACTTTGTCATCGCGACCGAAGGATGGGCGAACTACGACCAGACGTACCCCTACTACCACTTCGACCACCTCTACGGCGGCGGTGACGGCAGTGTGCAGGATAACGCGAACTTCCCGGATGAGTTCGACGTCGAGGTACTCCACGACGATGTTCGAGATAGCTCGACCGTCGATCCAACCACAATCATCGAATCGCTCGCAAAGGTCACCAGCGAATAACGATCCTCGACCGAAACTGACTACACCATGGTTTATACTGTTATACAGGTTAAACACAAACGGACTGCGGCCTCTGGTGTGACCTAACTGACGTTCACATGAACTACGTAATAAAACGAACCGGCCAGGCGATATTCACAATCTTCGCCACCATCTCGGTATCGTTCGGGCTGATTCGCCTGCTGCCCGGCGGACCGACGGATTATCTCCGAGCACAGATGCTTCAGCGTGGTGAGGATATGACCGCCCAACAGATTAATCGTCGGATCGAAGCGCAGACCAACATTGCCGTTGATGAGCCGCTACACATACAGTACATAGACTACATGACGAGTATCCTGACGGGTGACTTCGGGACTTCACACTGGCAAAACGAGCCTGTGACCGAAGTGCTCGGGAGTGCTGTCCCGTGGACTATCTTCATCATGTCCGTCTCGTTGTTCCTCGCGTTTGCCATCGGGATTAGCCTCGGGGCATTCATGGCGTACCGAGAGGGCAGTCGGTTTGACGTGGCGTCAACCGGCGTGGCACTGGTGTTGAATTCGACGCCAGGGTACGTCGTCGGACTGCTCGCGCTTGTGTTCCTAGGATACCGTACCGGAATCTTCCCGACAGGAGGTCATCACGCCTCGGGGCTAGAGCCCGGACTGAACGCCAAGTTCCTACTCAGCGCAGCCTACCATGGCGCCTTGCCGATCCTCTCGATGACAGTCGTCGCGTTCGGTGGTTGGGCGCTCGACATGCGCGGGAACAGCATTCGCGTTCTCGGTGCCGACTATCTGCACGTCGCTCGGCTCAGGGGGCTCCCCGAGCGGCGGATCGCGCTGCGATACGTGGCGCGGAACGCGATCTTGCCAATGTACACTGGTCTCATGATCGCAATCGGGACGATGTTCGGCGGCGCCATCATCATCGAAGAGATCTTCGCCTACCCTGGCGTTGGCTTCTATCTCATCAGTTCGATCCACCAGCGTGACTATCCCGTAATGATGGGCGCGTTCATTCTGATCACAGTCGCTGTTGTGATCGGGATCTACATCGCCGACATGACATACGGAAAACTCGATCCGCGGGCCAAACGAGGTGAATCGCGTGAGTCCTACTGAGGCAAATAGGTCAGACTTCGAGACCGTCTCCGACAGTCAAATCTCGCGCAGTGAACGGTACAGACAACTAGTTGACGAGCTGTTACTCGCACCCGCCCGCATCGTGTGGAACGATTGGCGCGCGCGCATCGCCATCACGATCATCTCCGTGTTCGTCTTCATGGGTACCGTCGGGATCCGCCTCGTCAAAGAGCCCCGGACGAACCAAGGCGATCGGCTCGTAGGTGCATTCCAGACGCTCGAACATCCCCTTGGGACAACACCGCTGGGAGTAGATATCATGTCCCAGATCATCTACGCTACCGTCCCGATGCTGAAGATGATCACCGCAGGTGCGGTCTTCTCGGTGGTCGTAGCGACGACTGTCGGAACCATATCGGGTTACAAGGGCGGTACCATCGACCGTGCATTGATGGCGCTGACCGACGTTATGCTGACGATCCCAGGACTCCCGCTAGTGATCGTCCTCGCCGGCGTGATGGATATCAGCGGAAACCCGTACTTGATCGGGGTCTTGCTGTCTATCAACGCTTGGGCCGGGCTAGCGCGGGCACTCCGATCGCAGGTCTTGACGTTACGAGATGCCGACTACGTCGAGGCCGCCCGACTCATGGGCATCCCGACTTCGAAAATACTGACCGTCGATATCATCCCGAACCTGATGCCGTACATCACGATGAACTTCGTCAAACAGGCCCGGGCGGTGATATTTGGATCCGTCGGTCTGTATTACCTTGGCATTCTGCCGTACAGCACGGTTAACTGGGGCGTCATGATGAACAACGCGGTCAAGCAAGCGGGTGCGACGTCCTCGCCAGCCGCGTTCCATTGGTTGGCGATGCCGATGTTGGCCATCATCCTGCTGTCGATGGGGCTGACACTGTTCGCCCAATCGGCCGACCGGCTGTTCAATCCCCGCGTACGGGCGCGTCACGCAAAGTCGATTAGTGGAGATAACGACACGACCAGCGAGGTGAAGTCCTGATGGAAAACACAGTACAACAATCAGCCCAAAACCAGGCCAATACGGTCGACAACGACAGAGACGTAATTCTCTCTCTAGAAAACGCGACGGTCGAGTTCGACATGGACAGGGGCACGTCTCGTGTGCTCGACTCCGTCGACTTCGACGTGTACCGCGAGGAGATCGTCGGTATCGTCGGCGAAAGCGGCAGTGGGAAGTCAATGCTCGCGAACGCGATGCTCGACGCGGTCGAAGAACCAGGTCGGGTCACCGGCAGCGTGAGGTACTTCCCCGAAGGCGAGGATCCGAAGGACGTCCTTGAACTGTCGGACACAGAACTCCGGAAGTTCCGCTGGGAAGAGATCTCAATGGTGTTCCAAGGGGCCTCTCGCTCGTTCAACCCGACGATGTCGATTCGCGGGCATTTTGAGGAGACGCTCAAAGCCCACGATGAAGATCTGGAGGACGGTATGGAGCGGACCCGAGAACTGCTTTCGGACCTCTACCTTGATCCAGAGCGCGTGCTGGACTCCTACCCGCATGAACTGTCCGGCGGGATGTCTCAGCGGGCGCTGATCGCGCTGAGTCTCGTGTTAGAGCCCGAAGTACTCGTGATGGACGAACCGACTGCAGCGCTCGATCTCCTGATGCAACGCTCCATCCTCAGTTTGCTGTCCGACCTTCAGGAGAAATACGAGTTGACCGTCGTGTTCATCACCCACGACTTGCCCTTAGTGGCGGGACTAGCTGATCGCCTAGCCGTGATGTACGCGTTCGATCTCCGAGAAGTGGGTCCTACGGAGAGCATCGTCCGGAACCCGTCTCACCCCTACACTCGTGCGCTGTTGAAGGCAGTTCCCAACCTCGATGCGCCACTCGACACGATGGAACCGATCGAGGGCTCTGCTCCCGATCCGGTAGCTACGCAGGACGGATGTACGTATGCGCCTCGGTGCCCGCTGGCCGACGATACGTGTCGAGAGTCGCCACCCGAGTTCCACCAGGTTGACGGTAACAGCGAGCATGCGGTTACCTGTTACTACTGGGATCAAGCCGACGAGGCAGTCGAACTTGACCTCGATGTCGCGGATCCGGAGGTGTCCAGATGACCGATACGCCGGTGGTCACACTCGACGATGTCGAGGTCCACTTTGAGCAGGAGCAGGGGTTCGTCGAAGGCTTGTTCAACGATCCTGAGGCGGTACGTGCCGTCGATGGGGTGTCTCTAGAAATCCCTGAGAACGACGTTGTTGCGCTTGTCGGCGAGTCTGGCTGTGGTAAGACGACTCTCGGGAAGGCTGCTATCGGTGCGCGCCGCCCCACTGGTGGAAGTGTCCGCTACCGTGGACAAGATATCTGGGCCGCAAGAGACGGTGATGGCGAAATTCCGTACGAGGAGATTCGCCGTTCGCTGCAGATGATTCATCAGGATCCGGGCGGGTCGCTCAACCCGAACCGAACAGTAATGAAGAGCTTGACGACACCGTTAGCACGTTGGCAGCCCGAAATGTCGAGCGAGGATCGCAGAGCGCGGGTGCTGCGTATGCTCGAACGTGTTGGGATGAGCCCGCCGCAGGACTATGCTCACCGTTACCCGCACCAGCTCAGCGGTGGCGAGCAACAACGTGTCGCACTCGTCCGTGCGCTGCTCATGAATCCGGATTTGATCCTCGCAGACGAGGCGGTTTCCGCACTTGATGTCTCTCTTCGGGTCGAGACGATGGATCTCCTGCTCGAACTGCAAGAGGAGTTCGGGACCTCGTTCCTGTTTATCAGCCATGACCTATCGAATGCCCGATATCTTGCTGAGAACGCTGACGGCCGTCTGGGAGTGATGTATCTGGGCGAGCTCGTCGAAATCGGGCCTGCCGAGGAGGTTCTCAAGAATCCCAAACACCCGTACACGAAGGTGCTCAAGTGGGCGACTGCCGACCTCGCAACGAGTCTCGGGGAAGTTGAGGAGCCGCCGGTTAGAGATATAGACATCCCTGACCCCGTGAACCCGCCCTCTGGTTGCCGGTTCCACCCTCGTTGTCCAGAGGCGAGAAGCGTATGTGCGGAAAAGTCGCCAGATTTGGCCGATCAATCGTCGACCAGCCGTGGTCACTGCGCACAGTGTTTCCGCGATGACCCGGACCACGAGTACTGGTCCAGCGAACCTCTCGAAGGCACACAATCGAAAAATATTGAAGGCAGTTGAGCTACATCTACTACAAAAACCATGGATGAGAAAGTAATCAAATCACAACTCTCGGTGTTCGGATTCTCTGAGAAGGAGATCAACACCTATCTAGCGTTGCTTCCTCTGGGCGAAGCTAAAACGAGTGTGATTGCTGACGAGGCGGAAGTCTCCCAGCGATACGTCTATCAGACCGCCGAAACGCTCGAAGAACGCGGATTAGTTACAGTAAAAGATCACGCAAAACCAACAACGATCGCTGCGGTCGATCCTGAGCAGGCGATAGAAGGATTAGTGGGTCATCTTCGATCGATCCAGACGGATTTAGAGGAGCGATTCTCGGAAGACAGAAAACAATCTGCGTCGTTCGAGGTCCTTAAGAGTCGGTCAACCGTCCTCAAGAAGATCCGCAGAATCCTGGCAAGTGCCGAGAAGGAAGCCTTCATCACGATGCCGAACTACATCGTCACCAAGATCGAGTCTGATATCGCCGCTGCGGTCGATCGGGGGGCTAGCGTATGGCTCTTAGAAGGAGCGATTGTCCCGCAGGACCCTGGAGAAGCGGAACGGCGGTTTGACGGCCTGGCTCACGTCGTTCGACAGGTCGAGCCAGACATCCCATTTGTTGTCACTTCGGATTCAGGAGCAGGCATCGTCGGCCAGCGTACTCAACTAAAGGATGATCAGAACGATCTCCAGTCAGTTATGGTCTCTCAAACGGACCTCGTCGGTAGTCTTTTTGGATCGTTCCAGGGAGGGTACTGGTCAGCAGGCGAAGAAGTATTCGCCTCAATCCCGAAGACACCGCCCGCAACTTTCACCACGATGCGACCGGCGGTTACGGTCGCGGCTCTTTGCCAGCAAAAGCGGCGACCGCTTCGAGTGGAAGCTAACGGTACCAATCCAGAAACGGACGAACCACTGTCGGTAGAGGGCCGTGTGATCGACGTACGACAACGTCTGGTCGAACCGTTCAACAACTCGTTCCCCCTCGAAAATACGATTACAGTCGAGACAGACGACGAACGGGTCAATATTGGTGGCGAGGGGGCCTTTATGGAGGACATCAGCGCTGAAGAAATAACACTACTCCCCATAGAATGACTTCTCTCTGGCGCATTCTTTTCACTCTCAATGCCGTGTTACTCGCCCTTGTCGGTCTCAGTTGGCCGTTCATCGAGACGGGATCAGCTGCAGAGACTATCACACTCGTCAGTCTCGGGTTCATTATCACTTCGATGGTTGGGCTCGGAGTCCTCATTCGGTTGGACTGGAATCCATTCGAGTAGCTCGCGGTTTTCATTACCGCTCCCCCCCCCCCTACTTCAAATAACCTGTTGGGCTTCAACAACCATATTTAGACTCCCGAGGCGCTTTACAGTCGTACCTCCGTAATATTGGGACCTTTGCAAGCAGATTTCACAGAACGTCAGTTCATCTGTAAAACGGGTCTCGAGTCTCGTTCACGGTAGAGTTTAAAAGTAATTGTCGTGAAGGACGTTTCCTGATATTCGTCGGTGATAACCGTAAGAGGCCGTATAACGGCAAAATACCGTACATAAGTAATCAAGCCACCAATTATTCCATCAGAACTGAGCCTTGTTTTTGTATACTATTGGGAGATCTCGTTGCAGGGTTTTCAACACTACACGATCAGTTTGTGAAGTATAATATTTCTTAACTGTTAGATTAGACAGTGATCACCGTGACTGGTGTCCTGGGCATCGCACTAAACAGGATTTGCCGGCAGGAACAGTTGACGATACGCAACTCGTGATATACTGTCAATCAGTGGTCCTGGAGGCCGTCCTTCTCACGTCCCCGGAGGATTACTGATGGCCATATCCATAATTCAAAGATAGTGTTTAGTCATCCATTATTTTTCCAGACAGATATCGATGTTTTCTTTATCCCGCAGATATATGCCAGCGTCTTTATGCGGCTCTAGAATATAGGTGTGTTGATGACGCCCGATTCGACAGACACAGCCACTCTTCCGCTATCTGTTGCGATTCCGAAGCAAGTAGCGGCCAAAGAAGACATGGATCCCTTAACCTGCCGCCGCTTCATACGGCAGTTGACGCCGACGCGCTGACGGCGCTTTTGGACCACTACGACGCGGCTGACAACCTAGAGATCACGTTTTCATATATGGGCTACCCGGTGACGGTCACCGGTAACAGCGCTGTCACTATTCACGAATAACTCCTCACAATCCGTACACGCTGTCGCAAATCCGCGTTCCCCCTTTGTACGATCACAGTGGTCACGATGGGTACCATAGTGACCACGGCCCAGTCACCATATTCTTACTGACGATATCGGGCAACGACAAGCGATGAATGCGACAATGTGTCCTGTACCACGTCGAACTGGCCGACAGCCGGGAAATAGACTTCCGGTGGCAGGATCTACGACCACTGTAATCGGGCTGTTCTAGGATAGTACTGATGTCCAAGTGTCAGCGATCCATCTGTCTTCTAAATACGTACAGAACAGATGCGGACAGTAACAGGAAGTTCCACGACTGACAGGATGAGACAGACTCAGATACGAACTTACGGAAACTAAACATATGTCACAGGCCAGAATATTGATCCCATGGTGAACTCTTAAATGATGTAGTAAACTACTAGACTGCAGTAGACCTTTTGAGGCAGGTGAAGTAAAACGTAGCCGCAGTCGACTCCTTCAGGTCGTCTCTTCCTGTTCTCTCTTGCTGTAACTTTCGCGCCCCAGAG from Natrinema versiforme harbors:
- a CDS encoding ABC transporter substrate-binding protein; translation: MSEKDTNYSSDLALDRRMFMKGIGATGVTAMLAGCGGMGDEDNRNNTVDAEEDIETNEEALQMIQELAWITNQELPMLPVTEKTSQSFQSTDGWDVPDTDSNDLYYYWPTEWVPRFGNWRATGDDDTLSVTQWDVPDDCQYNPWNTRGDAEPRRNLFDRFMSFNIVTGEYEGYAVSDWEYDGQTIDLTVRDGLTWHDGDDVVAQDIVNQIKLDMYAGSTLGDLVSNIPTDVEVVDDATARITFEGEINERIVLGYLQPTRLIAKNSEYGEYVEQFDDAENEDEEIAVLSDLQEWSVPEPIGSGPFAFEDADTQRTLLAKFDDHPDADNINFDYLEHRYMPSNERRWNALQNGELDGEATLFMPQNQVNQLPDDMQVAHVPRHWGMGLMFNHDDEHIGKLQVRQAIAHVVDRELVAGNADSGTGTKLGVSYPSGITGDFSNRVEEEWLDGVVDQFNEYETDTGRAEELLQDAGYTKEGGTWVDETGSELTVPIKVPQGFSDWVTAVQTVVDQLDEFGIAAETLTRDDGTYWGQDVPESDFVIATEGWANYDQTYPYYHFDHLYGGGDGSVQDNANFPDEFDVEVLHDDVRDSSTVDPTTIIESLAKVTSE
- a CDS encoding ABC transporter permease produces the protein MNYVIKRTGQAIFTIFATISVSFGLIRLLPGGPTDYLRAQMLQRGEDMTAQQINRRIEAQTNIAVDEPLHIQYIDYMTSILTGDFGTSHWQNEPVTEVLGSAVPWTIFIMSVSLFLAFAIGISLGAFMAYREGSRFDVASTGVALVLNSTPGYVVGLLALVFLGYRTGIFPTGGHHASGLEPGLNAKFLLSAAYHGALPILSMTVVAFGGWALDMRGNSIRVLGADYLHVARLRGLPERRIALRYVARNAILPMYTGLMIAIGTMFGGAIIIEEIFAYPGVGFYLISSIHQRDYPVMMGAFILITVAVVIGIYIADMTYGKLDPRAKRGESRESY
- a CDS encoding ABC transporter permease, which translates into the protein MSPTEANRSDFETVSDSQISRSERYRQLVDELLLAPARIVWNDWRARIAITIISVFVFMGTVGIRLVKEPRTNQGDRLVGAFQTLEHPLGTTPLGVDIMSQIIYATVPMLKMITAGAVFSVVVATTVGTISGYKGGTIDRALMALTDVMLTIPGLPLVIVLAGVMDISGNPYLIGVLLSINAWAGLARALRSQVLTLRDADYVEAARLMGIPTSKILTVDIIPNLMPYITMNFVKQARAVIFGSVGLYYLGILPYSTVNWGVMMNNAVKQAGATSSPAAFHWLAMPMLAIILLSMGLTLFAQSADRLFNPRVRARHAKSISGDNDTTSEVKS
- a CDS encoding ABC transporter ATP-binding protein; the protein is MENTVQQSAQNQANTVDNDRDVILSLENATVEFDMDRGTSRVLDSVDFDVYREEIVGIVGESGSGKSMLANAMLDAVEEPGRVTGSVRYFPEGEDPKDVLELSDTELRKFRWEEISMVFQGASRSFNPTMSIRGHFEETLKAHDEDLEDGMERTRELLSDLYLDPERVLDSYPHELSGGMSQRALIALSLVLEPEVLVMDEPTAALDLLMQRSILSLLSDLQEKYELTVVFITHDLPLVAGLADRLAVMYAFDLREVGPTESIVRNPSHPYTRALLKAVPNLDAPLDTMEPIEGSAPDPVATQDGCTYAPRCPLADDTCRESPPEFHQVDGNSEHAVTCYYWDQADEAVELDLDVADPEVSR
- a CDS encoding ABC transporter ATP-binding protein, translating into MTDTPVVTLDDVEVHFEQEQGFVEGLFNDPEAVRAVDGVSLEIPENDVVALVGESGCGKTTLGKAAIGARRPTGGSVRYRGQDIWAARDGDGEIPYEEIRRSLQMIHQDPGGSLNPNRTVMKSLTTPLARWQPEMSSEDRRARVLRMLERVGMSPPQDYAHRYPHQLSGGEQQRVALVRALLMNPDLILADEAVSALDVSLRVETMDLLLELQEEFGTSFLFISHDLSNARYLAENADGRLGVMYLGELVEIGPAEEVLKNPKHPYTKVLKWATADLATSLGEVEEPPVRDIDIPDPVNPPSGCRFHPRCPEARSVCAEKSPDLADQSSTSRGHCAQCFRDDPDHEYWSSEPLEGTQSKNIEGS
- a CDS encoding TrmB family transcriptional regulator sugar-binding domain-containing protein, with product MDEKVIKSQLSVFGFSEKEINTYLALLPLGEAKTSVIADEAEVSQRYVYQTAETLEERGLVTVKDHAKPTTIAAVDPEQAIEGLVGHLRSIQTDLEERFSEDRKQSASFEVLKSRSTVLKKIRRILASAEKEAFITMPNYIVTKIESDIAAAVDRGASVWLLEGAIVPQDPGEAERRFDGLAHVVRQVEPDIPFVVTSDSGAGIVGQRTQLKDDQNDLQSVMVSQTDLVGSLFGSFQGGYWSAGEEVFASIPKTPPATFTTMRPAVTVAALCQQKRRPLRVEANGTNPETDEPLSVEGRVIDVRQRLVEPFNNSFPLENTITVETDDERVNIGGEGAFMEDISAEEITLLPIE